A genomic window from Chitinophaga pollutisoli includes:
- a CDS encoding ComEC/Rec2 family competence protein, giving the protein MKNQTWKAAPFLRLLPFLAAGAFAGTYFPLMPWMLMTICLPCWLLPAVLPLRARFAVRHVQGAGVSGMIFCVGMMMPAVTDIRRSPQWVGHLGGDSLNMVLVLTEDPQPRSRSWKAECRIESVGKAGEMRSAKGNIIVYFASDPGIAAGKRIFARARAEPIRNAGNPGAYDYTAYCERKGLFHRAFLSDAQWQRLPGNGFSVMEQWLHNAHAYTLRTLQRHIPGKERAGIAEALLVGYRAHLDAEVVRDYTNTGVVHIIAISGLHLGLIYLGGVQLLRWLPNRRWPNVLRALLLVGVLWFFSLLTGASASVLRSAVMFTAIAAGSFLISRHVSSHNNLAAAAFLLLAANPRFLGDAGFQLSFFAVAGIQICYRPLYCCWAPPWSWLDKIWQLAAVSLAAQAFTLPVCLYYFRQFPVYFLPANLVAVPWSTLLLYGELLLMAVSWWDAGAEWVGWALGWGIEGMNIVIAWLGDLPGAVWSHIRITLAETCVLYGVIVAAVAAGLLKSRRWFLGMGVLMAAWSAMHAFEKIKSSAQRRFVILNVPKATVVGYVEGRDSFWYGDSTVPSVNALQGAEWYWNLRSFSLTPPRRLMCLGGKRLLILDSKLPAKPPPVKIKIDYILLSHKANVNISRLEEYFTYELLIFDASLPPFRLQEWKNACNELTLRNFSVPDEGALVVNL; this is encoded by the coding sequence ATGAAAAACCAAACCTGGAAAGCGGCTCCTTTTCTGCGCCTGTTACCGTTCCTGGCTGCAGGCGCTTTCGCCGGAACTTACTTCCCGCTGATGCCGTGGATGCTCATGACGATCTGCCTGCCATGCTGGTTGCTACCAGCAGTGTTGCCGTTGCGTGCTCGTTTCGCGGTGCGGCATGTGCAGGGAGCGGGCGTGTCGGGAATGATTTTTTGTGTGGGAATGATGATGCCCGCCGTAACGGATATTCGCCGGAGCCCGCAGTGGGTGGGGCATCTGGGCGGCGACTCGTTGAACATGGTGCTGGTGCTGACGGAGGATCCCCAACCGAGGAGCCGCTCCTGGAAAGCCGAATGCCGGATCGAAAGCGTGGGGAAAGCGGGTGAAATGAGATCCGCGAAAGGCAATATCATCGTGTATTTCGCGTCGGACCCGGGAATTGCCGCCGGTAAGAGAATCTTCGCCCGCGCCCGGGCGGAACCGATTCGCAATGCGGGCAACCCCGGCGCGTACGATTACACGGCGTACTGCGAAAGGAAAGGACTGTTTCACCGCGCGTTTCTGTCGGATGCCCAATGGCAGCGCCTGCCGGGAAACGGTTTTTCGGTCATGGAACAATGGCTGCACAATGCGCATGCGTATACGTTGCGCACGCTGCAGCGCCACATTCCCGGAAAGGAGCGCGCGGGCATTGCGGAAGCCTTGCTGGTAGGGTATCGCGCGCATCTCGATGCCGAAGTTGTTCGTGACTATACGAATACCGGCGTGGTCCACATTATCGCGATCTCCGGCCTCCACCTGGGATTGATCTACCTGGGAGGCGTTCAGCTGTTGCGATGGCTGCCGAACCGGCGATGGCCCAATGTTTTGCGCGCGCTGTTGCTGGTCGGGGTGTTGTGGTTTTTCTCCCTGCTCACCGGGGCTTCCGCGTCTGTACTTCGTTCAGCCGTGATGTTTACCGCGATCGCGGCGGGGAGTTTCCTGATCAGCCGGCATGTATCGTCTCACAATAATCTCGCGGCGGCGGCATTTTTACTGCTGGCGGCAAATCCCCGGTTCCTGGGAGACGCCGGATTTCAGTTGTCGTTTTTCGCAGTGGCGGGTATACAAATTTGTTACCGTCCGCTTTATTGCTGTTGGGCGCCACCCTGGTCCTGGCTCGACAAAATCTGGCAACTGGCCGCCGTTTCGCTGGCGGCCCAGGCGTTCACGTTGCCCGTTTGCCTGTATTATTTCCGTCAGTTCCCGGTGTACTTCCTGCCGGCCAACCTGGTAGCCGTGCCGTGGAGCACGCTGTTGCTGTACGGGGAATTGCTGCTCATGGCGGTTTCGTGGTGGGATGCGGGCGCAGAATGGGTGGGATGGGCCCTGGGGTGGGGGATAGAAGGGATGAACATCGTGATCGCCTGGCTGGGCGATCTGCCGGGCGCAGTTTGGAGCCACATCCGGATCACGCTCGCGGAAACCTGCGTGTTATATGGGGTTATCGTGGCGGCCGTTGCAGCGGGGCTTCTGAAAAGCCGGCGGTGGTTCCTGGGAATGGGGGTATTGATGGCAGCGTGGTCGGCGATGCACGCCTTCGAGAAGATAAAGTCCTCCGCGCAGCGGCGCTTCGTTATCCTGAATGTTCCGAAAGCCACAGTGGTGGGGTATGTGGAAGGAAGGGACAGTTTTTGGTATGGAGACAGCACGGTGCCATCCGTTAATGCCTTGCAGGGCGCGGAATGGTATTGGAATTTGCGCTCCTTTTCGTTGACCCCGCCGCGTAGATTGATGTGCCTGGGCGGGAAGCGCCTTTTGATCCTCGACAGCAAGCTCCCCGCTAAGCCGCCTCCCGTAAAAATTAAAATCGATTATATTTTATTGTCACATAAAGCGAATGTCAATATCAGTCGGTTGGAGGAATATTTTACATATGAGTTATTGATTTTTGACGCTTCGTTGCCGCCTTTCCGGTTACAGGAATGGAAAAATGCGTGTAACGAACTAACTTTGCGCAACTTTTCGGTTCCTGACGAAGGGGCCTTAGTTGTAAATCTCTAA
- the carB gene encoding carbamoyl-phosphate synthase large subunit, translating to MPKDTSIKSVLIIGSGPIIIGQACEFDYSGSQAARSLREEGIKVILINSNPATIMTDPMMADKVYLLPLTVESIEQILEENDIDAVLPTMGGQTALNLCKEVDELGIWEKFNVRLIGVDIKAIDKAEDREQFRQWMIRIGIPVAPARTANSLLEGKEFAQEIGFPLVIRPSFTLGGTGGGFVHDKDELDEKLDRGLKASPVHEVLVEKAVLGWKEYELELLRDMNDNVVIICTVENLDPMGVHTGDSITVAPAMTLSDTAFQDMRNKAIMMMRDLGNFAGGCNVQFAMNPENEELIAIEINPRVSRSSALASKATGYPIAKIASKLAIGYSLDELENQITRTTSAYFEPALDYVIVKMPRWNFDKFKGADDTLGLQMKSVGEVMSIGRTFTEAIQKACQSLENDAVGLGYYGKSLMKSDALLEKLKRPTWDRIFRIKDALMEGVSVKSIHQATQIDRWFLHQINDIVTLEKQLVEHDLDSVPLHMLREAKQMGFSDKQLALIFTNCEEEEVYEKRKAAGITRTYKMVDTCAAEFEAKTPYFYSTFDTENESIPSDRKKVIVLGSGPNRIGQGIEFDYCCTHGLQAIQEAGYEAIMVNCNPETVSTDFDMADKLYFEPVYWEHLWEIIELEKPEGVIVQLGGQTALKLAKRLTEKGIRIIGTSFDNMDIAEDRGRFSDLLKDLGIPYPKYGTAYNTDDAIDVAKEVGYPVLVRPSYVLGGQRMRIVINEEELEQSVLSLLKHLPGNKILIDHFLDRCQEAEIDAIFDGENFHVMGVMEHIEPAGIHSGDSNAVLPAFNLSGMVVTTMEYYAEKIARALDIRGLINIQFAIKDGNVFVIEANPRASRTTPFIAKAYQVPYLNIATKVMLGVNKLTDFTINKNLTGYAIKEPVFSFNKFPGVNKELGPEMKSTGEAIRFIKDLRDPYFRTLYKERSMHLSK from the coding sequence ATGCCCAAAGACACATCAATCAAATCGGTCCTCATTATCGGTTCCGGTCCCATTATTATCGGTCAGGCTTGCGAATTTGACTATTCCGGCTCCCAGGCGGCCCGCTCCCTGCGGGAAGAAGGGATCAAGGTAATACTCATCAACTCCAATCCGGCCACGATCATGACCGACCCCATGATGGCCGACAAGGTTTATCTGTTGCCGCTCACCGTCGAAAGTATTGAGCAGATCCTGGAAGAGAACGATATCGACGCGGTACTTCCCACCATGGGTGGCCAGACGGCACTCAACCTCTGTAAAGAAGTGGATGAGCTGGGTATCTGGGAGAAGTTCAACGTGCGCCTCATCGGGGTGGATATCAAAGCAATCGACAAAGCTGAAGACCGTGAGCAGTTCCGCCAGTGGATGATCCGGATCGGCATTCCCGTGGCGCCCGCCCGCACCGCCAACTCCCTCCTTGAAGGCAAGGAATTTGCCCAGGAAATCGGATTCCCCCTCGTTATCCGCCCCAGCTTCACCCTCGGTGGCACCGGCGGCGGTTTCGTGCACGATAAGGACGAGCTCGACGAAAAGCTCGACCGCGGCCTGAAAGCCTCCCCCGTTCACGAAGTACTCGTGGAAAAAGCAGTACTCGGCTGGAAGGAATACGAACTGGAGCTCCTGCGTGATATGAACGATAACGTGGTGATCATCTGTACGGTAGAGAACCTCGACCCCATGGGCGTGCATACCGGCGATTCCATCACCGTGGCCCCGGCCATGACGCTTTCCGATACGGCGTTCCAGGATATGCGCAATAAAGCCATCATGATGATGCGCGACCTTGGCAACTTCGCCGGCGGTTGTAACGTGCAGTTCGCAATGAACCCCGAGAACGAAGAGCTCATCGCCATCGAAATCAATCCCCGCGTTTCCCGCTCCTCCGCCCTCGCTTCCAAAGCAACCGGCTACCCCATCGCGAAGATCGCTTCCAAACTCGCCATCGGATACTCACTCGACGAACTGGAAAATCAGATCACCCGCACCACCTCCGCCTACTTCGAGCCCGCGCTCGACTACGTCATAGTTAAAATGCCGCGCTGGAACTTCGATAAGTTCAAAGGCGCCGACGATACCCTCGGTCTCCAGATGAAATCCGTAGGTGAGGTAATGTCCATCGGCCGCACCTTCACCGAAGCCATCCAGAAAGCCTGCCAGTCGCTCGAAAACGACGCTGTCGGCCTCGGCTACTACGGCAAATCCCTCATGAAGAGCGACGCATTGCTGGAAAAACTGAAGCGCCCTACCTGGGACCGTATCTTCCGCATCAAAGACGCCCTCATGGAAGGCGTTTCCGTAAAATCCATCCACCAGGCCACCCAGATCGATCGCTGGTTCCTCCACCAGATCAACGACATCGTGACCCTGGAAAAACAACTGGTCGAACACGATCTCGACTCCGTACCCCTGCACATGCTGCGCGAAGCCAAACAAATGGGCTTCTCCGACAAACAGCTTGCCCTCATCTTCACCAACTGCGAAGAAGAAGAAGTGTACGAAAAACGCAAAGCCGCCGGTATCACCCGCACCTATAAAATGGTGGATACCTGCGCCGCGGAGTTCGAAGCGAAAACACCTTACTTCTACTCCACTTTCGATACCGAAAACGAATCCATCCCCTCCGACAGGAAGAAAGTGATCGTACTCGGATCCGGCCCCAACCGTATCGGCCAGGGCATCGAGTTCGACTACTGCTGCACCCACGGCCTCCAGGCCATCCAGGAAGCAGGGTACGAAGCCATCATGGTGAACTGTAACCCCGAAACCGTGTCCACCGACTTCGATATGGCCGACAAGCTGTATTTCGAGCCCGTGTACTGGGAGCACCTCTGGGAAATCATCGAACTGGAAAAACCCGAAGGCGTAATTGTGCAGCTGGGCGGACAAACCGCGCTGAAGCTCGCCAAACGCCTCACCGAGAAAGGCATCCGCATCATCGGCACGTCTTTCGACAATATGGACATCGCTGAGGACCGCGGCCGTTTCTCCGACCTGTTGAAAGATCTCGGCATCCCGTATCCCAAATACGGTACCGCATATAATACCGACGACGCCATCGACGTGGCCAAGGAAGTAGGATACCCCGTGCTCGTGCGCCCGTCGTACGTACTCGGCGGACAGCGCATGCGGATCGTGATCAACGAAGAAGAACTGGAGCAATCGGTGCTCAGCCTGTTGAAACACCTGCCCGGCAATAAAATCCTCATCGACCACTTCCTGGACCGCTGCCAGGAAGCCGAGATCGACGCGATCTTCGACGGGGAGAATTTCCATGTGATGGGCGTGATGGAACACATCGAGCCCGCCGGTATCCACTCCGGAGACTCCAACGCCGTGCTGCCTGCGTTCAACCTCAGCGGTATGGTCGTGACCACGATGGAATATTACGCCGAGAAGATCGCCCGCGCGCTCGATATCCGCGGCCTGATCAACATCCAGTTTGCGATTAAAGATGGCAACGTGTTCGTGATCGAAGCGAATCCCCGCGCTTCCCGCACCACGCCATTCATCGCAAAGGCATACCAGGTGCCGTACCTCAACATCGCCACCAAAGTGATGCTTGGCGTGAACAAGCTCACCGACTTCACGATCAATAAGAACCTCACGGGTTACGCGATCAAGGAACCGGTGTTCTCCTTTAACAAGTTCCCGGGTGTGAACAAGGAACTGGGCCCCGAGATGAAGTCTACCGGCGAAGCCATCCGTTTCATCAAAGACCTCCGCGACCCTTACTTCCGGACGCTTTACAAGGAAAGAAGCATGCACCTCAGCAAATAG
- the purH gene encoding bifunctional phosphoribosylaminoimidazolecarboxamide formyltransferase/IMP cyclohydrolase has protein sequence MQKQIKSALISVFYKDNLESIVKALGQQGVTIYSTGGTQKFIEDLGVKCVAVEDLTAYPSILGGRVKTLHPKVFGGILARRENPQDLEQLAQYEIPEIDLVIVDLYPFEETVKSTTEEQSIIEKIDIGGVSLIRAAGKNYKDVVIVASKDQYGALEQVLVEGKGATTLDQRRGFAAKAFEVCAHYDVAIASWWMRNEEQKDYFQLSAPLGQVCRYGENPHQKGVFYGNLNDLLEKLHGKELSYNNLVDVDAAVQLIAEFTETTFAVIKHTNVCGIASRATLSEAWEAALAGDKESAFGGVLACNKVVDAATAQSINEIFFEILIAPGFEPAALEILQAKKNRILLLQKQPLKTPSMFKNVLGGVLVQDNDAGSYKEWNDTGAQPATDAQRADLEFANIVCKHLKSNAIALVKDRQLVGKGCGQTSRIDALRHAIEKAKQFNFSLQGAAMASDAFFPFDDCVRIAHAEGINAVIQPGGSIRDADSINFAKENGMVMIVTGMRHFRH, from the coding sequence ATGCAGAAGCAAATCAAATCCGCTTTGATCTCCGTGTTCTATAAGGACAACCTGGAGAGTATCGTCAAAGCATTGGGCCAGCAGGGCGTAACCATTTATTCCACCGGCGGAACGCAGAAGTTCATCGAGGATCTCGGTGTGAAATGCGTAGCGGTGGAAGACCTGACCGCGTATCCGTCCATCCTCGGCGGCCGCGTGAAAACCCTTCACCCGAAAGTATTTGGTGGCATCCTCGCCCGCAGGGAGAACCCCCAGGACCTGGAGCAACTCGCCCAGTACGAGATCCCCGAGATCGACCTCGTAATCGTAGATCTCTACCCCTTCGAAGAAACCGTGAAAAGCACGACCGAAGAGCAGTCCATCATCGAGAAGATCGATATTGGCGGCGTTTCCCTCATCCGTGCTGCCGGCAAAAACTATAAAGACGTGGTGATCGTGGCATCCAAAGACCAGTATGGTGCGCTTGAGCAGGTGCTGGTGGAAGGCAAAGGCGCCACCACGCTCGATCAGCGCCGCGGTTTCGCCGCCAAAGCGTTCGAAGTATGCGCCCATTACGATGTGGCCATCGCTTCCTGGTGGATGCGTAACGAAGAGCAGAAGGATTACTTCCAGCTGTCGGCCCCCCTGGGCCAGGTTTGCCGCTACGGCGAAAACCCCCACCAGAAGGGCGTTTTCTACGGCAATCTCAACGATCTGTTAGAAAAGCTCCACGGCAAGGAGCTTTCCTATAACAACCTGGTAGACGTGGACGCAGCCGTTCAGCTGATCGCCGAATTCACTGAAACCACCTTCGCCGTAATCAAACACACCAACGTGTGCGGCATCGCCAGCCGGGCCACCCTTTCGGAAGCATGGGAAGCAGCCCTCGCCGGCGACAAGGAATCCGCATTCGGCGGCGTACTCGCCTGCAACAAGGTGGTAGACGCCGCTACGGCGCAATCCATCAACGAAATCTTCTTCGAAATCCTCATCGCCCCCGGCTTTGAGCCCGCAGCCCTGGAAATCCTCCAGGCCAAGAAGAACCGCATCCTCCTCCTGCAGAAACAACCCCTGAAAACCCCCAGCATGTTCAAAAATGTGCTCGGCGGTGTGCTTGTGCAGGACAACGACGCAGGCAGCTACAAAGAATGGAACGATACCGGCGCTCAACCCGCCACCGACGCACAACGCGCCGACCTGGAGTTTGCCAACATCGTTTGCAAACACCTGAAATCTAACGCCATCGCACTGGTGAAAGACCGTCAGCTCGTAGGTAAAGGCTGCGGCCAGACCTCCCGTATCGATGCGCTTCGCCATGCCATCGAAAAAGCGAAGCAATTCAACTTCAGCCTGCAAGGCGCCGCTATGGCTTCCGACGCGTTCTTCCCCTTCGATGATTGCGTGCGCATCGCCCACGCCGAAGGCATCAACGCGGTTATCCAGCCCGGCGGTTCCATCCGCGACGCCGATTCCATCAACTTCGCCAAAGAAAATGGCATGGTGATGATCGTGACCGGCATGCGCCATTTCCGCCACTAA